In Agromyces sp. G08B096, a genomic segment contains:
- a CDS encoding succinate dehydrogenase iron-sulfur subunit: MSTATLEQPPAEAAPIQSFTVTFLIRRFDPDVDTEPRWQDFDVEMYPTDRVLDALHKIKWEQDGSLTFRRSCAHGICGSDAMRINGRNRLACKTLIKDLDISKPIYVEAIKGLPLEKDLIVDMEPFFASYREVQPFLQAKTAPEPGKERVQSVAERARFDDTTKCILCAACTSSCPVFWTDGQYFGPAAIVNAHRFIFDSRDDEAKVRLDILNDKEGVWRCRTTFNCTEACPRGIEVTKAIAEVKQAVMRGKP, encoded by the coding sequence GTGTCGACCGCGACGCTCGAGCAGCCGCCCGCCGAGGCGGCGCCCATCCAATCCTTCACCGTCACGTTCCTGATCCGGCGGTTCGATCCCGACGTGGACACCGAGCCGCGCTGGCAGGACTTCGACGTCGAGATGTACCCGACCGACCGGGTGCTCGACGCGCTGCACAAGATCAAGTGGGAGCAGGACGGCTCGCTGACCTTCCGCCGCTCCTGCGCGCACGGCATCTGCGGGTCCGACGCGATGCGGATCAACGGCCGCAACCGGCTGGCGTGCAAGACGCTGATCAAGGACCTCGACATCTCGAAGCCGATCTACGTCGAGGCGATCAAGGGGCTGCCCCTCGAGAAGGACCTCATCGTCGACATGGAGCCGTTCTTCGCGAGCTACCGCGAAGTGCAGCCGTTCCTCCAGGCGAAGACCGCGCCCGAGCCCGGCAAGGAGCGCGTGCAGTCGGTCGCCGAGCGCGCCCGCTTCGACGACACCACCAAGTGCATCCTCTGCGCCGCGTGCACCTCGAGCTGCCCGGTCTTCTGGACCGACGGCCAGTACTTCGGTCCTGCGGCGATCGTGAACGCGCACCGGTTCATCTTCGACTCCCGCGACGACGAGGCGAAGGTGCGCCTCGACATCCTGAACGACAAGGAGGGCGTGTGGCGGTGCCGCACGACCTTCAACTGCACCGAGGCATGCCCGCGCGGCATCGAGGTGACGAAGGCGATCGCCGAGGTGAAGCAGGCCGTCATGCGCGGCAAGCCGTGA